From the genome of Uranotaenia lowii strain MFRU-FL chromosome 1, ASM2978415v1, whole genome shotgun sequence, one region includes:
- the LOC129757350 gene encoding fork head domain-containing protein FD4-like: protein MPRPSRESYGDQKPPYSYISLTAMAIWSSPEKMLCLNDIYKYITDRFPYYRNNTQRWQNSLRHNLSFNDCFIKVPRRPDRPGKGSYWTLHPKAFDMFQNGSLLRRRKRFKLHENDKESLNEEFIALANMNRFFMSQGNQFHDPYYSAMPENINPNMLYTPISPPQSPPEALRATSQSPEQPQATALGSFQPHGATTTAPSITKPKRSFTIDSLIGDDSDSKEECSSSDSEDYNTAPTAMAPNPAHLEQLRASLHLSQQIQAQQQAAFNEYAAAAAAAAAHHHHQQQVAVAAAMASANPYGMHPLLMPQMPKLPPPAYFLPPVFSHQPTAPQSMLNGPSGMPQQPSEAAMHLAAMDPRNSESAMVLG, encoded by the coding sequence ATGCCGCGCCCATCTCGTGAATCCTACGGTGATCAGAAGCCACCGTACTCGTACATTTCGCTGACGGCTATGGCCATTTGGAGTTCACCGGAAAAGATGCTTTGCCTCAACGATATCTACAAGTACATCACGGATCGGTTCCCATACTACCGGAACAATACACAGCGTTGGCAGAACTCACTGAGGCATAACCTCAGCTTCAACGATTGCTTCATCAAAGTTCCACGTCGTCCGGATCGCCCTGGCAAGGGATCGTACTGGACTCTGCACCCGAAGGCCTTCGATATGTTCCAGAATGGCAGTCTGCTGCGCCGTCGCAAGCGCTTCAAGTTGCACGAAAACGACAAGGAAAGCCTCAACGAAGAATTCATCGCCCTGGCCAATATGAATCGATTCTTCATGTCCCAAGGAAACCAATTCCACGATCCCTACTATTCTGCGATGCCGGAAAACATCAACCCGAACATGCTATACACACCAATTTCGCCACCACAATCGCCGCCGGAAGCTCTCCGTGCAACCAGCCAATCACCGGAACAACCACAAGCTACAGCCCTGGGATCTTTCCAGCCACATGGCGCTACAACCACGGCTCCGTCCATAACAAAACCAAAGCGGTCCTTCACCATCGACAGTCTGATTGGAGACGATTCCGATAGCAAGGAAGAATGTTCGTCTTCCGATTCCGAAGACTACAACACTGCGCCAACCGCAATGGCCCCGAACCCAGCTCATCTGGAACAACTCCGCGCTTCGCTACATCTCAGCCAGCAGATCCAGGCCCAGCAGCAGGCGGCCTTCAACGAATACGCAGCAGCTGCTGCAGCCGCCGCAGCCCATCACCATCACCAGCAGCAGGTGGCCGTTGCTGCTGCCATGGCGAGTGCCAATCCTTACGGTATGCATCCGTTGTTGATGCCGCAGATGCCCAAATTGCCACCGCCAGCGTACTTTTTGCCGCCGGTGTTTTCGCATCAGCCGACGGCACCGCAATCGATGCTCAACGGCCCGTCCGGAATGCCACAACAGCCGTCGGAGGCCGCCATGCACTTGGCGGCCATGGACCCTCGGAACAGCGAATCCGCCATGGTGCTCGGATAG